A section of the Tachysurus fulvidraco isolate hzauxx_2018 chromosome 7, HZAU_PFXX_2.0, whole genome shotgun sequence genome encodes:
- the LOC113650017 gene encoding uncharacterized threonine-rich GPI-anchored glycoprotein PJ4664.02-like: MIKNGLNPFFTQDFPNSFSLLSMLNYSTGTFKAVTDSILNSMDLAFNSSAGNPNTTQIAQTMFRAAKNGTLPFQISITSITVNGTVFNSGDTTGTVTVSTTTPAVVILTNTSSSPITTTTAAAVTLRPQPTVDLSVGLMTPFTTELGDPTTPAFKSLAAQVTQLLNQIYTVLFGSKYRGCRVKAFRGRSTRADQNTDADVELIFDENSTTPIPSGQAAATALKEAVNSNSNFSALIDPSAITVLNQPIGVTVIFVTNGTFTADLSNTSSDSFTTRTLMIKNGLNPFFTQDFPNSFSLLTMLNYSTGTFKAVTDSILNSMDLAFNSSAGNPNTTRIAQTMFRAAKNGNLPFQISITSITVNGTVFNSGDVSSRISVLMACFMVAVSLLFTRSS; encoded by the exons CACCGGAACGTTTAAAGCAGTTACTGATTCAATTCTGAACAGCATGGACTTGGCTTTTAACAGCTCTGCTGGAAATCCCAACACCACCCAAATTGCTCAAACTATGTTTCGAGCAGCCAAAAATGGCACCCTTCCTTTTCAGATCTCTATCACCAGTATCACAGTGAATGGCACGG TATTTAATTCAGGTGATACTACTGGTACTGTAACAGTTTCAACAACTACTCCAGCGGTAGTAATCCTTACAAATACTTCCAGCTCcccaataacaacaacaacagcagcagctgtAACACTTCGTCCACAGCCAACTGTCGACCTGAGTGTTGGTCTCATGACTCCTTTTACTACAGAATTAGGTGATCCAACTACTCCTGCATTTAAATCTTTGGCTGCACAGGTGACTCAACTG TTGAATCAAATCTATACAGTTCTTTTTGGCTCTAAGTACCGTGGCTGCAGAGTCAAAGCTTTCAG AGGTCGATCTACACGTGCTGACCAAAATACAGATGCAGATGTCGAGCTGATATTCGACGAGAACTCCACAACTCCCATCCCATCTGGACAAGCAGCAGCAACTGCTCTGAAGGAGGCTGTAAATAGTAACAGTAATTTTAGTGCGCTAATTGATCCCAGCGCAATCACTGTCCTTA ATCAGCCAATCGGTGTGACTGTCATTTTTGTAACAAATGGCACTTTTACAGCAGATCTCTCAAATACTAGTTCAGATTCATTCACAACCAGaacattaatgattaaaaatgga CTTAACCCTTTTTTCACTCAAGACTTCCCAAATTCATTCAGTCTCTTAACCATGTTAAACTACAG CACCGGAACGTTTAAAGCAGTTACTGATTCAATTCTGAACAGCATGGACTTGGCTTTTAACAGCTCTGCTGGAAATCCCAACACCACCCGAATTGCTCAAACTATGTTTCGAGCAGCCAAAAATGGCAACCTTCCTTTTCAGATCTCTATCACCAGTATCACAGTGAATGGCACGG TATTTAATTCAGGTGATGTCAGCAGCAGGATCAGTGTGCTCATGGCGTGCTTCATGGTGGCTGTGTCGCTTCTGTTCACACGGTCCAGCTGA